A region of the Bryobacteraceae bacterium genome:
GAGAACGAGACGGACTCGCCCTGCGTGCCGTCGCGGAGCGTGGTGTCGAATGTCCAGATGCGCATCAAAAACTCCTGCGCCCCTGCGGGGCCTTCGCCGCCGGCTTCGGGCCGGCGCGCGGTCTGCCTGGGCGGCGCCCCGGCCCGCCGGGCCGGGCGCCGCCCGTGTCCTACTGTTCGACCTTCTTCTTTTTCAGGAAGGTCATCATTTCGCGCAGCTCGGCGCCGACCACTTCAATCGGGTGGTTGCGCGCGGCCTCGCGCATGGCAAGAAAATTCTTTCTGCCGCTGCGGTTTTCCTCCATCCATTCGCGGGCGAAGGCGCCGGACTGGATTTCGGCAAGAATCCTGCGCATTTCGGCCCGGGTCTGCTCGTTGATGATGCGTGGGCCGCGGGTATAGTCACCGTATTCGGCCGTGTCGGAGACCGAATAGCGCATGTAGCTGAGCCCGCCCTCGTAGATGAGGTCGACGATCAGCTTCAGCTCGTGGAGGCATTCGAAATAGGCGATTTCAGGCGCGTAACCCGCCTCGACAAGCGTTTCAAAGCCGGCCTTGATCAGCTCGCTGACGCCGCCGCACAGCACCGTCTGCTCACCGAACAGGTCGCTTTCGGTCTCCTCGCGGAAGGTGGTCTCAATGACGCCCGCCTTCAGCGACCCGAGCGCCAGCGCGTAGGCAAGCGCGTTCTGAAGCGCGCGCCCCGAAGCGTCCTGCGCCACTGCGACCAGCGCCGGCACGCCCTGCCCTTCCAGGAAGACTTCGCGGACGCGGTGGCCCGGCGCCTTGGGCGCCACCATCGAGACGTCCACGCCCTCGGGCGGACGGATGAAGCCGAAGTGAACGTTGAACCCGTGTGCGAACATCAGCGTCTTGCCGGGTTTCATCGACGGGGCGATGTCAGAGCTGTAGAGATCGGCCTGGATGTGATCCGGCACGAGAATCATGATGAAATCGGCGCGGGCAGCCGCCTGGGCGGGATCCAGCACGGTCAGGCCGGCATTTTCCGCCTTCGCGCGCGAGCGCGAACCGGCAGGCAGTCCGACGACCACCTGGACGCCGGAATCGCGCAGGTTCAGCGCGTGGGCGTGACCCTGCGAGCCGTAGCCGATGATGGCGACGGTCTTTCCTTGCAAGGGCTCGAGCGAGCCGTCCTGTTCGTAGTAACGCTTGGCCATGATTTCAGGGACTTCCTTCTTTCTATCGGGTGTGTGCGGGTTCGGATTGAGGCTGCGACTTCGGGATCGGCGGGGCCAGCTTCAGCCGCTTGGGCTCGAGCGAGACGGCCACAAGGCCCGAGCGCGTCACCTCGATCTCGCCGTAGGTTTCCATGACGGCGATGAATTCTTCCAGCTTCTCGGGATCGCCGCTGGCTTCCAGCGCGAACCCCTCCACCGAGCTGTCGACGACACGGGCGCCGAAGATCTCGGCTTCCTTGAGGATCGCCGTGCGGTTGTCGAGGCTCGTGCGGATGCGCACGAGCACCATCTCGCGGATCACCGCCGGCGCTTCGGTCAGGTCCACGGCCTGGAGGACGTTCACCAGCCGGTTCATCTGCTTGATCAGCAGCGGCCGCAGCCGTGGCTCCACATCGACGCAGATGGTCATCCGCGACAGCGACGGGTCGAGCGTCCGCGCCACCGTGAGCGATTCAATGTTGTAGCCGCGCTGCGACAGCAGCCCGGTGACGCGCATCAGCGCGCCCGGTTTGTTCTCCATCAGCAGGCTAATGGTCATCAGCATGGTCGGCAACTCCTTTGCAGGCGGCTTCAGGCGGGCACTTCGACCGGCTTCGGCGGGCCGAGAACCATTTCATTGATCGCCGCCCCGGCAGGCACCATCGGATACACGTTTTCGAATGGCGAGACGCGCACGTCCATGAGCACCGGGCCCGGGTGGCGGATGGCGTCTTCGAGCGCAGGGCGCAGCTCCGAGGGCTTCTCCACGATGCGGCCGCGAATGCCATAGGCATCGGCCAGCTTTTCGATGTTCGGAAAAGCCTCGATCTGCACGGCGCTGAGGCGGCTCTGGTAGAACAGATCCTGCCACTGGCGCACCATGCCCAGGTAGCCGTTGTTCATGATGATCACCTTCACCGGCAGGCCCTGATTGGCGATCGTGGAGATCTCCGGAATCGACATCTGGAAGCCGCCGTCGCCGACGATGGCGATCACCAGCGCCTCCGGATGCGCCACCTGCGCGCCGATCGCCGCCGGCAGGCCGAAACCCATCGAGCCAAGCCCCGACGAGCTCAACCAGGTGCGCGGCCGGTCGAAACGGATGAACTGCGCCGCCCACATCTGATGCTGGCCGACGTCCACGCTGACAATCGCCTGGCCATTGGCGATGCGGTCGATCTCCACCATCAGGTGCTGCGGCTTGATCTCGTCGGCGCTGAAAACAGGCTTCAGCGGGTGCTCCTCCTGCCAGGCGCGGATCTGCCGCCACCACTCGCGGCGCTCTTTCTCGCGCAGCGGCTTCATCTCCGGCGCCATCTCCCGGAGCACGCGGACGAGCTTGGAAAGCACCTTCTTCGCGTCGCCGACGATGGGCAGGTCAGCGGCGCGGTTCTTGCCGATCTCGGCCGGGTCGATGTCGACGTGGATCACCTTGGCGTGCGGCGCAAACGACGCCAGCCGTCCGGTGACGCGGTCGTCAAACCGGACGCCGAGCGCGATCAGCAGGTCGCACTCGTACATGCCCATGTTGGCCGCATAGGAACCGTGCATGCCGGGCATCGAAATGAAGTTCGGGTGGTTGCCGGGCAGCGCGCCAAGGCCCATCAGCGTCAGCACCGCCGGCGCGTCCAGCGTCTCCACCAGCTCGCGCAGCTCTTCATGCGCGCCGCTCGAAATGATGCCGCCGCCCGCGTAAACATACGGCCGCGACGCCTCCCACATCATCTGCGCCGCCCGCCGGATCTGCCCCGCGTGGCCCTCCGTCACCACCTTGTAGCCCGGCAGGTGGATGGCGTGCACCGGCGTGTAATGGGCCTGGCCCTGGAGCACGTCCTTGGTGATGTCGACCAGCACCGGACCGGGCCGTCCCGTCGAGGCGATGTAGAAGGCCTCGTGAATCACCGACGCCAGGTCTTTGATGTCCTTCACCAGGTAGTTGTGCTTCGTGGCCGAACGCGTGATGCCGAAAGTGTCGGCCTCCTGGAAGGCGTCCGAGCCAATCAGCTTCGAGGACACCTGTCCGGTCAACGCCACCACCGGGATCGAGTCCATCATGCAGTCCACCAGCCCGGTGACCAGATTCGTTGCGCCCGGCCCCGATGTGGCGCACGCCACGCCGACCTTGCCGGTGGAGCGTGCATAGCCGGAAGCCATGAAACAGGCGTTTTCTTCGTGCCGGACCAGAATGTGGCGGATCGCCCCTTCGTAGATCGCATCATACAGCGGCAGCGTCACACCGCCCGGATAGCCGAAGATCACCTCCACGCCTTCGCGTTGCAGGCACTCCATCAGGATGCGCGCGCCGCTCATTGTCTGCGCCATAGCGACTGTATACCTCTCCTTCGTCTCGCAACCACCACAGGGGCGGGTTCGGGATCCCTCGCCGCCGGAGGACCTGAAAACCAAAAGGGCCACCCGCGGGAGGTTCGCCCGCCTGGTGGCCCTTCGATTTGTTCCGGTTGCAGGGTCACTCAGGCGGGCGCCGGTACAGCGACTCCAATCCGAATGATCCCTACAATGACGAGAATGGAGACACCACCGGACGGCAGGAGCTGCGGGTCACAGACTGTCGTCCCGGAAGGCATCACGAACACAGCTTAGCGGAAAAGCCAGGGAAATGCAATAGGCCATGACAATAAATTGTTTTTATGGATCTATTCGACGAGCCGCAACAATAAAGCGCAACTGGGGCTCTCCGATAACCGCCCTCAGATTCCCCCGCCGGGATGCTTGTACTGACCCACACTGGCCAGTGCCATGGTGGAGAACAAAACCGCCTGCTCGTTCGTGTGAATGATGGAGACCAATGACGGCGGCAGGAACCATTCCCATGAGCGTGAGCCAAGCGGGCCAGGCCGGCTCGTTCAATGAATTCTTCCACCGGACAAACCGGAGAGCCTACGTCTTTGCCCTGCACCTGAGCGGGAACCGCGAA
Encoded here:
- the ilvC gene encoding ketol-acid reductoisomerase (NADP(+)), with the translated sequence MAKRYYEQDGSLEPLQGKTVAIIGYGSQGHAHALNLRDSGVQVVVGLPAGSRSRAKAENAGLTVLDPAQAAARADFIMILVPDHIQADLYSSDIAPSMKPGKTLMFAHGFNVHFGFIRPPEGVDVSMVAPKAPGHRVREVFLEGQGVPALVAVAQDASGRALQNALAYALALGSLKAGVIETTFREETESDLFGEQTVLCGGVSELIKAGFETLVEAGYAPEIAYFECLHELKLIVDLIYEGGLSYMRYSVSDTAEYGDYTRGPRIINEQTRAEMRRILAEIQSGAFAREWMEENRSGRKNFLAMREAARNHPIEVVGAELREMMTFLKKKKVEQ
- the ilvN gene encoding acetolactate synthase small subunit, producing MLMTISLLMENKPGALMRVTGLLSQRGYNIESLTVARTLDPSLSRMTICVDVEPRLRPLLIKQMNRLVNVLQAVDLTEAPAVIREMVLVRIRTSLDNRTAILKEAEIFGARVVDSSVEGFALEASGDPEKLEEFIAVMETYGEIEVTRSGLVAVSLEPKRLKLAPPIPKSQPQSEPAHTR
- a CDS encoding acetolactate synthase, which translates into the protein MAQTMSGARILMECLQREGVEVIFGYPGGVTLPLYDAIYEGAIRHILVRHEENACFMASGYARSTGKVGVACATSGPGATNLVTGLVDCMMDSIPVVALTGQVSSKLIGSDAFQEADTFGITRSATKHNYLVKDIKDLASVIHEAFYIASTGRPGPVLVDITKDVLQGQAHYTPVHAIHLPGYKVVTEGHAGQIRRAAQMMWEASRPYVYAGGGIISSGAHEELRELVETLDAPAVLTLMGLGALPGNHPNFISMPGMHGSYAANMGMYECDLLIALGVRFDDRVTGRLASFAPHAKVIHVDIDPAEIGKNRAADLPIVGDAKKVLSKLVRVLREMAPEMKPLREKERREWWRQIRAWQEEHPLKPVFSADEIKPQHLMVEIDRIANGQAIVSVDVGQHQMWAAQFIRFDRPRTWLSSSGLGSMGFGLPAAIGAQVAHPEALVIAIVGDGGFQMSIPEISTIANQGLPVKVIIMNNGYLGMVRQWQDLFYQSRLSAVQIEAFPNIEKLADAYGIRGRIVEKPSELRPALEDAIRHPGPVLMDVRVSPFENVYPMVPAGAAINEMVLGPPKPVEVPA